The Bacteroidota bacterium DNA segment TTGTAGTTGTTGGCGATGGCGATTTTATACAAGATACTTACGCTGGGACAAAAGATAATATGGTTTTTGCTAACAACCTTATCGATTGGCTTGTGGATGATATAGGGCTTGCCTCGATACGGACAAAAGAATTGGCAGTAAAACCACTCGATGAAGTTTCTGATGGGACACGAACTTTTGTAAAATCTTTGAATTTAGTTGTTCCCCCACTAATTATTGTTTTAATTGGAATAGTCCGCTGGCGTTTGCGAGTTTCACGTCGTAAACGAATTGAAATGTCTATCTAAAAAGTGTAGTGATGTATATGAAAAAAACAACTGTATATTTAATAACTTTATTTGTTATACTTTTTGCGATAACTTATTTTGTGATACTTCCGACCGAAAATCGCACAGCAAGTTACTCGTTGGATAATTCAATCTTTTCGATTGATTCTGCAAAAACCAATAAAATCAGTATCCGTAAGTTACAATCCAATATTACTTTCGAAAAGATTGAGCCTGAATGGAATCTTACTGAACCCATCAATTACAAAGCCGACCAAGAAGCTGTGTATTCGTTGCTGGCAGGCGCTTCTAAACTTAAAATTAGCAGCCTCATTTCTTCCAATCCGGAGAAACAAACATTATTTCAAGTCGATACTATAACGGGAATCGAGTTGAAATTTCAAGATTTTAAGGGAAACGGGGTTGCTTTGATAGTTGGTAAAATGGGTCCCTCGTATCTAGATTCTTACATCAGAGCAATAAATTCAAACGATGTGTATCTTGCAGAAGGATTGAACTCGTGGATGATAAACAAGGAAATAAACGATTGGCGTGATAAAACGATATTTCAAACTGACAAAAATTCAATAACAAAAGTACAATATGAATTTGAGAAAGAAAATTTTGTATTAGAGAAAACAGACAATAATTGGATGACCGGCAGCGACAGTATCGAGACTTCAAAAATCGATCAATTGCTTTCAACGCTTTCTGATTTTCGAGCCGAAGATTTTGTAGATAACGAACTTACTCTTCAGCACCCACAGTTAAAGATTGAAATAACAACCAACGATAAATCAAGTTTGGTTTTCTATCCAATGCCGCCCGATAGTTCGAGATATTGGATCGTTAGTTCATCATCACAGCAGATATATGTGGTTAGTAAATATTCCGCAAATCAAATCATTAAAACAAAAAAAGAATTCCTTAAATAAAAGGTATCGGACGAATATTATTTTTTAATAACATTCCTTATTCGTTCTTATTACCGATAACAATCACGTACTCCCCTTTTAGTTTTTTTTCAGAAGCTATATTATATAATTCTATTGCAGTTCCATAAAATATTCGTTCATCATTCATTGTAATATTATAGGCAACGCACAAACGGCGTGAATCCTTAAAAATATCTTTTAAATCTTTTAACAAAGGAATCAAACGGTAAGGAGTATCCATGAGAACAATTGTTCTATTTTCTTTTTGCAGTAAACGAAGTTCTTTTTTACGTTGTTCAGTTTTAGGAGAGAGCCAACCATAAAACACGAATTTATCGATATTAAAACCTGATACTATCAGTGCGGGCATTAATGAAGATGTTCCGGGTAGAGGGATAATTTTGATTTTTTTAACGATCGATTTTTTAACAAGTTCCCTTCCGGGGTCAGAAAAAACAGGAGTGCCTGAATCTGAAATTATTCCGATATTTTTTCCTCCCAACAACATCTGCAACAACTCGTCCGACTTATCTTCTTCGTTATGCTCGTTTAAATTTTCAAGAGGTTTATCAATTCCGTAGTAACGTAATAATTTTTTCCCCTCACGAAACTCTTCGGCAACAACAAGATCGACTTGTTTTAGTATTTCAAGTGCCCGATAAGTAATATCTCCGTAATTCCCTATCGGAGTTGCAATGAGATATAAAATACCCGACATATTAACTCATCCGATTATGTTCTTTATAAAATTTAATGGTCAACAGAATAATCGCTGTAGTCGGTATCGCAAGAATGAGTCCGATAAAACCAAGAAAATATCCAAACACCAACAGCGATAAAATCAGCATCACCGGATGTAATCCAACCTGCCTGCCCAAAATATTAGGCGATAATACTGAAGCTTCTAATATTTGTAACGTTCCGAATATTCCCAAAACAAAAACAATCTTAAGCCAAACAGGATCGCCACTGAATAGCGATACAATTAGTGCTAAAGTCAGACTAATCATCAGACCGATATACGGTATCAAACTTAGAGTTCCTGCAATAAAGCCTAAAACTAAAGGATAGTGAATACCAAAAATCCATAATAACAATGCAGCAATTGTTCCATGAATGAAGGCAACTGCTAATGCGCCGCGCAAATATCGCCCCATTAATTTATCGACTCTTGTAAAATAATTAATAATTTTCTCTCGATGGTCGTTAGGTATTAACGATTTTGTTTTTTCTATTATTTGAGGGAAATCTTTTAATAAATAAAATGTCAGGAAAGGAATGATTAGGGCATTAATTATTTGAGTAATTATATTTGATATACTACTGATGAAGTTTAGAACAGTTCCGATTATATTTTTTAAAATCGCCTCTAATTTAGGAGTTAATTGTTGAGTTAGTATGTCGCGCGAATATTCTATAGGAATACCATAGGCGCTTAACCAAGCAAATATTTTACCTTCCTTGATTTGAGTAACTAAATCTTTTGCGATATCTGCAATAACGAATAACATATTGTTAAACTGATGAAGTGTTGCAGGTAAAATAAAAACCATACCTAATGCAATAATACCAACAAATATCAGTATAAGAATTAAAGATGCAAACAAACGGGACACTTTGAATGATTCGAACTTGGATATAAGAGGATTTAATATGTATGCTAATAAAAATGCAATTACAAATGGCAAAAGGATATTACCCAATTCATGTATAAACCAGAAAGCAAAAAGAAGTCCAGCTAACCACATGAGCGTTTTGACATACTTATAAGAGCGTAGCGGAAATAACAAGAATTGAATAGCTAAAATAATCAGAACTGGTGAAACAACCGAGCTGATTGTGTAAATCAATAATCCGATTAGCAACAAACCTGCAATCAGAAATATTATATCTGAATACTTAATATGTTCTTCTATTCTTTTTTCGTGCTGCATATTAATAACCAGTGTGTCCAAAACCGCCGTTACCGCGTTCGGTTTCGTTTATCTGTTCTACTTCATCCCATTCGATTCTAACATAGGATGCAATAACTAATTGAGCTATCCGATCTCCATTTTTAACGACAAAATCTTTTGCACCCAAATTTTTCAAAATCACTTTAATCTCGCCCCGGTAGTCCGAATCGATAGTACCGGGAGAATTTAAAACTATAATATTATGGTTTATGGCTAAACCGCTTCGCGGTCGCACCTGTGCCTCGTAACCTTCGGGGAGCTCAATTTTTAAACCTGTTGGAATTAAATGCGAATCGTTTGGTTTAAGAATTACGTTGTTTTTTAAAGAGGCACATAAATCCATACCCGCCGAACCGGGTGTAGCGTAATTTGGAAGAGAAACTTTTTCGCCGTTTAGTTCTACTTTTTTTATAGGAATTTTCATTTCTTAGATATTTTTTCAAAAAATATACTGGAAATATTTATCAGATACAAACAAAATCATAAACTTGATATTTGATAAAAAACTTTATATCTTAATTCTAAATAACAGTATTTTCAATATGTATCAAGGGGTATGATATGGCACCAGAAGCGATTTATACTGATAAACGCGAAGCAGTTTCAAAATTTTTGAAAGAAGCTGATCTATTTATAAAAGCAAGAAACTTTGAGGCTGCATCAGAACTTGTTCAACAAGCGAAAGCAGTTGATCCATCAAATCCCTATGTTCTGGCATTCATAGAGAGGATTGAATATTTTAAAACGGATATTACTTCCCAGCCCAAAATGGCTATGGTGAGTATTCAGAATATAAAAGAAGATGCAATTGAAAAGCTTGAAAAACCCGGAGCGGTTACGACCGATAATTTGAGAGACAACATTGAAAAAGAGTTCCAAGCCAAATTTAAAGACGAATTGGTTAAAGTTGAAAAAGTTGTTGCCAAAAAAGTAGAACAAGAGAAACAGCGATTTGAACAGGAACGTATTAAGCTTGCACATCAATTTGAAGAACAAGTAAATAATACAAAAAACAAAATTGAACAAGAGTATCAGAATAAATTAGAGACAGAATTAGCATCCACTGAACAAAGGCTTCGCGATCAGTTTCTTGCTGAACAGTCTTTCTTAGAGACTGAAATGAAACAGCGTCTTGAGTTAGAATTCCAATCAAAGATCGAAGCAATTCAATTAGAACTCGAGAATAAATCCAAGATTTTATTAGTAAATGAACATAATGCCTCGCAGGAGAGGGAAAAAGAACTGACCTTACAATTTGAAGAAAGAATTAAAATCGAAGTTGAAAAACTTAAAGAAGAAAACGATAAATTAAAAATTGATACTATGCAGATGCAAACCGAAGAATTGAAGCAAAAGCTTACGGAAGATTTTCAACGACAATTAGAGAAAGAAAAAACCGATATTAAAATGTACTACGAGAATGAAAAGTCAACACTCGACCAGCACTTATCAGCTAAACAAAGAGAGTTAGAAGAACAGACACAAAGAGTTTTGGCAGCCGAATTAGCAAGAATTCGTGAACGCGAAAAAAATGAATTTTCAAAAAAGCAAACAAATTTAGAAGAAAGTATAAGAACTGAACTGAGTGCGAACTATCAGAACGAAATCGAATTGGAAAAGCAACGATTACACCAAGAATTTCAGAAATCTTTGGAAATTGAAGCTGATAAACTTAAAAATTCACAAGCTCAATTAGTTACAGTCGAGAACCAAAAGGTAGAAGAGGTAAGGGCTAATCTAAAAAAAGAGATGGAAACAAAGTTCATCCAAAAATTAGAACAGATTCAAGCACAATTTACACGAGCTTACGATTATAAGATGGAATTATTAGGTGTTCATATTCCTGAACAGCTGGAGGATAAATACGCTCTTTACAAAAAACGTCTAAAGGAATATTGGGCAGATGGACAACCGGAAGTTGAGCAAATTCATAAACTTATGGGATTAAAAGAGCTATTAGAATTATCATTCGAAGAACACGCCAATCTCGAAATTGATGTCCGTCATGAATTATACATTTCTAAAATTGAAGAAGCAATCAAGTTTAACAGAATAGACCCTCTGAATACCAAATATTTAGAAGAACTGAAACATATCTATCAAATCAATTCCGAAGAAGCATCAAAATTAGAAGCCTATATTCTCTCGTTGTTTATGAAAAAAAGTACAAAGGGTATAATTTTGGTAGCCGACGATGACGAACTATTGTTAAAAACTGTAGAACACGAGTTGGTCTCCCGGAACTATAAAGTTTATACCGCCCCTTCTGTACCCGATGCACTCCATATATTGCAAAACACTTCGGTAGATTTAATTATCTCTGATATAAAATTCCAAAACTCACAAATGGATGGCTTCAGTTTTTTCAGTTTGATTCAAAAACATCCGTTATTAAATAGAATTCCATTCGTTCTGATGAGCGTTTTGGGAGATGGTGGAATAATCAGATCCGGACTTCAACTCGGAGTGGATGACTACTTAACAAAACCGCTCGATATGGATTTGTTATTTTCGGTTGTAGAAGGAAAAATTAAAAGATACCGAAGTATGTCCTCGAATTAATTAAAAAACCCAATCTTTGTATAAGTATTGGGCTTTTGTGCATTTAGTATTCTAATCTCAACGTAAAACGATAATTTCTCAGAGGCATAGGATAATCGTTCATTACCTGATAAACTTTATCCAACATATTATTCACCTCGAATTTCACTGCATAGTTACCGTATTTTGTTTTGTAATTAAACGACAAATTTCCACTTATAACACTATACGGATATAACGATTTAGTATTTGCCTCATCTGCAAACAGTTTGCTGACAAACTGCTGATACAAATTGAGTGAAATAAATTCATAATTCAAATTTAAAGTTAACTTTGTAATCGACTCTGGTGTATAAATAATCTGCTTATTAAACGTCGGGTCGTTATCGCTGTCAGAATTCCGTTTCCTCGAATCAGT contains these protein-coding regions:
- a CDS encoding DUF4340 domain-containing protein — protein: MKKTTVYLITLFVILFAITYFVILPTENRTASYSLDNSIFSIDSAKTNKISIRKLQSNITFEKIEPEWNLTEPINYKADQEAVYSLLAGASKLKISSLISSNPEKQTLFQVDTITGIELKFQDFKGNGVALIVGKMGPSYLDSYIRAINSNDVYLAEGLNSWMINKEINDWRDKTIFQTDKNSITKVQYEFEKENFVLEKTDNNWMTGSDSIETSKIDQLLSTLSDFRAEDFVDNELTLQHPQLKIEITTNDKSSLVFYPMPPDSSRYWIVSSSSQQIYVVSKYSANQIIKTKKEFLK
- the rsmI gene encoding 16S rRNA (cytidine(1402)-2'-O)-methyltransferase, with the protein product MSGILYLIATPIGNYGDITYRALEILKQVDLVVAEEFREGKKLLRYYGIDKPLENLNEHNEEDKSDELLQMLLGGKNIGIISDSGTPVFSDPGRELVKKSIVKKIKIIPLPGTSSLMPALIVSGFNIDKFVFYGWLSPKTEQRKKELRLLQKENRTIVLMDTPYRLIPLLKDLKDIFKDSRRLCVAYNITMNDERIFYGTAIELYNIASEKKLKGEYVIVIGNKNE
- a CDS encoding AI-2E family transporter — encoded protein: MQHEKRIEEHIKYSDIIFLIAGLLLIGLLIYTISSVVSPVLIILAIQFLLFPLRSYKYVKTLMWLAGLLFAFWFIHELGNILLPFVIAFLLAYILNPLISKFESFKVSRLFASLILILIFVGIIALGMVFILPATLHQFNNMLFVIADIAKDLVTQIKEGKIFAWLSAYGIPIEYSRDILTQQLTPKLEAILKNIIGTVLNFISSISNIITQIINALIIPFLTFYLLKDFPQIIEKTKSLIPNDHREKIINYFTRVDKLMGRYLRGALAVAFIHGTIAALLLWIFGIHYPLVLGFIAGTLSLIPYIGLMISLTLALIVSLFSGDPVWLKIVFVLGIFGTLQILEASVLSPNILGRQVGLHPVMLILSLLVFGYFLGFIGLILAIPTTAIILLTIKFYKEHNRMS
- the dut gene encoding dUTP diphosphatase — translated: MKIPIKKVELNGEKVSLPNYATPGSAGMDLCASLKNNVILKPNDSHLIPTGLKIELPEGYEAQVRPRSGLAINHNIIVLNSPGTIDSDYRGEIKVILKNLGAKDFVVKNGDRIAQLVIASYVRIEWDEVEQINETERGNGGFGHTGY
- a CDS encoding response regulator, which translates into the protein MAPEAIYTDKREAVSKFLKEADLFIKARNFEAASELVQQAKAVDPSNPYVLAFIERIEYFKTDITSQPKMAMVSIQNIKEDAIEKLEKPGAVTTDNLRDNIEKEFQAKFKDELVKVEKVVAKKVEQEKQRFEQERIKLAHQFEEQVNNTKNKIEQEYQNKLETELASTEQRLRDQFLAEQSFLETEMKQRLELEFQSKIEAIQLELENKSKILLVNEHNASQEREKELTLQFEERIKIEVEKLKEENDKLKIDTMQMQTEELKQKLTEDFQRQLEKEKTDIKMYYENEKSTLDQHLSAKQRELEEQTQRVLAAELARIREREKNEFSKKQTNLEESIRTELSANYQNEIELEKQRLHQEFQKSLEIEADKLKNSQAQLVTVENQKVEEVRANLKKEMETKFIQKLEQIQAQFTRAYDYKMELLGVHIPEQLEDKYALYKKRLKEYWADGQPEVEQIHKLMGLKELLELSFEEHANLEIDVRHELYISKIEEAIKFNRIDPLNTKYLEELKHIYQINSEEASKLEAYILSLFMKKSTKGIILVADDDELLLKTVEHELVSRNYKVYTAPSVPDALHILQNTSVDLIISDIKFQNSQMDGFSFFSLIQKHPLLNRIPFVLMSVLGDGGIIRSGLQLGVDDYLTKPLDMDLLFSVVEGKIKRYRSMSSN